The following proteins come from a genomic window of Gottfriedia acidiceleris:
- a CDS encoding amino acid ABC transporter permease produces MDFLQPFADVYTLDHIKFLLEGFWVTLKVAAISIVLSFIIGGLIGTLRYTKIPVVTQLLTAIVETIRNLPLLLIIFFTYFALPEIGIEMKITTAAIVALTVFESAMISEIIRSGLNSIEKGQIEAARASGLNYTQTLLYIVLPQALRRMVPPLVSQFISLLKDTSLAVVIALPDLLHNGQIIYAQKESYVIPVMVMVSLMYFVVNYVLSLVARRLEIKQS; encoded by the coding sequence ATGGATTTTCTGCAGCCGTTCGCTGATGTATACACACTAGATCATATCAAGTTTTTGTTAGAAGGATTTTGGGTCACTCTTAAAGTAGCTGCCATTTCAATTGTACTAAGTTTCATTATTGGAGGACTTATTGGTACGCTTAGATATACGAAAATTCCTGTTGTTACTCAATTACTTACCGCGATTGTTGAGACGATTCGAAACCTGCCTTTGTTGCTTATTATTTTCTTTACGTATTTTGCCCTACCAGAAATCGGGATTGAAATGAAAATAACGACAGCTGCCATTGTAGCACTGACAGTATTTGAATCAGCTATGATTTCGGAGATTATTCGAAGTGGATTAAACTCGATCGAAAAAGGACAGATTGAAGCAGCTCGTGCGTCCGGCCTCAATTACACTCAGACATTACTTTATATTGTCTTGCCTCAAGCATTGAGACGAATGGTTCCGCCGCTTGTTAGTCAGTTTATTTCATTACTGAAAGATACATCGTTAGCTGTTGTTATTGCATTGCCTGATTTATTGCATAATGGACAGATTATTTATGCGCAGAAGGAGTCTTATGTGATCCCTGTTATGGTGATGGTTTCGTTGATGTATTTTGTTGTTAATTATGTTTTGTCGTTGGTTGCGCGTAGATTGGAAATAAAGCAGTCTTGA
- a CDS encoding amino acid ABC transporter permease: protein MIDFSILTEHMEYFLEGLRVTILTSLIALLCSFILGTIIAVMRISPIKPLNWLGSIYVEFIRNIPVLVVVFFTYLAGSFSGIVAGTIGLTIYTAAFISEAIRAGILSVPKGQMEAARSTGLSYGQAMRLIILPQAIKIVIPPLGNQFLNLVKNSSLLAVVAGGDLMYQGDLISAMTYVTFDTYIFVALFYLVLTIPLSIGVGYLEKRLARSN, encoded by the coding sequence TTGATTGATTTCTCGATTCTAACAGAACATATGGAGTATTTTTTAGAAGGATTAAGAGTTACCATTTTAACTAGTTTAATCGCTTTATTATGTAGCTTTATTCTAGGAACAATCATTGCAGTTATGCGAATTTCTCCAATTAAACCACTTAACTGGTTAGGTTCAATTTATGTGGAATTTATCCGTAATATCCCAGTACTAGTGGTCGTATTTTTTACTTACTTAGCTGGAAGTTTTAGTGGAATAGTTGCAGGAACAATCGGATTGACCATCTATACAGCAGCTTTCATTTCCGAAGCAATCCGTGCCGGTATCCTCTCTGTTCCAAAAGGACAAATGGAAGCCGCTCGTTCGACAGGATTGAGTTACGGACAGGCAATGAGATTAATTATTCTCCCCCAAGCGATCAAAATCGTCATCCCTCCTCTTGGTAATCAATTTCTAAATTTAGTAAAAAATTCATCATTGTTAGCAGTCGTAGCTGGTGGAGATTTAATGTATCAAGGTGATCTAATATCTGCAATGACTTACGTAACTTTTGATACTTATATTTTCGTAGCCTTATTTTACTTAGTCTTAACGATTCCTTTAAGTATTGGTGTAGGCTATTTAGAAAAACGCTTGGCTAGAAGTAATTAA